A genomic segment from Candidatus Brocadia sinica JPN1 encodes:
- a CDS encoding YezD family protein: protein MEENLTNSKKIDEAITTQILKALKGIQYGYVQITIQDSKVVQIDKTEKFRLDGLKSSKPKGCDNG, encoded by the coding sequence ATGGAAGAAAACTTAACTAATAGTAAGAAAATTGATGAGGCAATCACAACTCAGATTCTCAAAGCGCTCAAGGGCATTCAATATGGTTACGTCCAGATTACTATCCAAGATTCTAAAGTAGTCCAAATCGACAAGACGGAGAAGTTCAGGCTAGATGGTCTAAAGTCGTCAAAACCGAAAGGATGTGATAACGGTTAG
- a CDS encoding radical SAM/SPASM domain-containing protein, with protein MNYKPYAISWNTTYRCNLRCSHCYLDTNALTRQSASELTTQEGFRLIDQMAELNPNQLLILTGGEPLLRKDIYELASYASQKGMMIVLGTNGNLIDDDIAKKLKESGVAGIGISLDSIVPDSHDKFRGLSGSWDDTLNGIEACRRQGIEFQIQTTVTRENFHEIPDIIEFSYNLGAKVFNLFFLVCTGKGQELTDITSQQYDQALHQLYEVQKKYQGKMMVGAKCAPHYRRIVYEHDTTSPLIRTYAGGCPAGTHYCRITPEGNVTPCPYMPNISGNVREKSFGEIWKGAADFQTLRDANLHGRCGVCEFQHICKGCRARALAATGNQMDEDAWCDYTPGKYGNKVIRLATSETFGIEENFTMTWSIEARGILKQIPSFGRGMVIQGVERFAANKRYPEVTVDVMRAAREEMMSNRKTAFPMKNAETAQHPPFLMGEGKGGGEPLQNEEIPWTEEAWKRVRNAPDFVRPGIYKLMQKKARQHGYKEITSKFLSEIRDESMQLASKRIRNIGFDELRMDAWDKAKEKLKNARKKEVIDNIKAFLGERINKNEGIITKFQAYLKTAGGPGKKEAPVTPGWTEAARQRLEKAPIFVRGRAKKSIEDFAIQKGIAEITCELIDQYMKNIPSFVRNRFK; from the coding sequence ATGAATTACAAACCCTACGCCATCTCCTGGAACACGACTTACCGGTGCAATCTGCGCTGCAGCCACTGTTATCTTGATACAAACGCATTAACGAGGCAATCTGCCAGCGAACTCACGACACAAGAGGGATTTCGGCTCATTGACCAAATGGCTGAGCTTAATCCCAATCAGTTGCTGATCCTTACCGGTGGTGAGCCTTTATTACGAAAAGACATTTACGAACTTGCCTCTTACGCCTCTCAAAAAGGGATGATGATCGTACTGGGAACAAATGGTAACTTGATCGATGATGACATTGCGAAGAAACTCAAAGAGAGCGGGGTGGCGGGGATTGGTATAAGCCTTGACTCCATCGTGCCTGACAGTCATGATAAATTCAGGGGACTTTCGGGCTCCTGGGATGACACCCTGAACGGGATTGAGGCATGCCGCAGACAGGGTATCGAATTTCAAATACAGACTACAGTTACCAGGGAAAATTTTCATGAAATCCCTGATATTATTGAATTTTCTTACAATCTCGGCGCTAAGGTCTTTAATTTATTCTTTTTGGTGTGTACCGGGAAAGGGCAAGAACTGACGGATATTACATCACAGCAGTATGATCAGGCGTTGCACCAACTGTATGAGGTCCAAAAGAAATATCAGGGGAAGATGATGGTGGGAGCAAAGTGTGCGCCGCACTACCGAAGGATTGTGTATGAACACGATACTACCTCTCCGCTTATTCGGACCTATGCAGGCGGTTGTCCGGCCGGCACTCACTATTGCAGGATTACTCCGGAAGGAAACGTTACGCCGTGTCCATACATGCCAAATATTTCCGGGAATGTGAGAGAAAAAAGCTTTGGAGAAATCTGGAAAGGCGCCGCAGATTTTCAGACCTTGCGGGATGCTAATCTCCATGGCAGGTGTGGTGTGTGTGAATTTCAACATATCTGCAAAGGATGCCGTGCGCGGGCATTGGCTGCCACGGGAAATCAGATGGACGAGGATGCATGGTGCGACTATACCCCCGGAAAATATGGAAACAAGGTCATCCGATTGGCAACATCCGAAACCTTTGGTATAGAAGAGAATTTTACTATGACATGGAGTATTGAGGCACGGGGTATCCTGAAACAGATCCCTTCTTTTGGGCGAGGCATGGTTATTCAAGGTGTGGAACGTTTTGCAGCAAACAAGCGGTATCCGGAAGTAACGGTAGATGTAATGAGAGCAGCGCGTGAGGAAATGATGTCGAATAGGAAGACGGCATTCCCCATGAAAAACGCTGAAACAGCGCAACACCCACCCTTTTTGATGGGTGAGGGTAAGGGTGGGGGTGAGCCATTGCAAAATGAAGAAATTCCCTGGACCGAAGAGGCCTGGAAACGGGTGCGAAATGCGCCGGACTTTGTCCGTCCGGGCATTTACAAGCTCATGCAAAAAAAGGCACGACAGCATGGTTACAAGGAAATTACCTCAAAATTTCTTTCTGAAATACGGGATGAATCCATGCAGCTTGCATCAAAGCGCATCAGGAATATTGGATTTGATGAACTCAGGATGGATGCATGGGACAAGGCCAAAGAGAAGTTAAAGAATGCACGGAAAAAAGAGGTCATTGATAACATTAAGGCATTTCTTGGTGAACGAATAAACAAGAATGAAGGTATTATTACCAAATTTCAGGCATATCTTAAGACAGCAGGGGGGCCGGGAAAAAAAGAGGCTCCAGTAACACCGGGATGGACGGAGGCGGCAAGGCAACGACTGGAAAAGGCGCCGATATTTGTCAGAGGCAGGGCAAAGAAATCAATTGAAGATTTTGCTATTCAGAAGGGTATTGCCGAAATTACCTGTGAACTGATTGATCAATACATGAAAAACATCCCTTCTTTTGTAAGAAATAGATTCAAATAG
- a CDS encoding HAMP domain-containing histidine kinase: MNIILKEVLQKYLSRKNFFPTIFSKFHIPPYKSIKTKIIISSILLSVFPIFIMRVFIYPTEKKALQDALIQNLEGVGHKQAELIVRWIEERKADARIVAENPNVPGVIYKSEGSENFYRLLHHLNTLREAYGYKEIFICDRFGDLKITTSTGKVITNLAGFEFFQMAISGVTFVSPIMPSVIPLENEYGKLEHGLPTLYISTPVVYEHKVIGAVCLRVGVMEISKLMRSVRLGETGETYLINKDGYMISESKYLKYLKDAGFVQQRTTLELQVLDPRTKELTRSAEECIKGKKGHDAEGYTDYRGIKVLGFWQWIPELDWGIIAEIDVNEGYGPVERLHTIVAPIIILVTLAVISFAFFFGKKISDPILYLTEVTKSISEGDYSKRVKITSNDEIGELSNSFNKMASFLEEKTQILKEYTANLERTVEERTKDLTRMNQELEKQSSNLEKAYKELLTLDQMKDKMIRDVSHELKSPVAQVQMAIDLWSMEVKKAHIDRSKEEKFGKIISNSLQRLRKTIGNILDLSVLESGRLVFKKESIQMDELVLQITAGMRLLTEKKGLALINHVNQGLPAVIGDKDEIQRVVTNLIDNAIKYTEKGEIHVFLEQRDAFIEFAVKDTGIGIGLPRDMFGKLFERFFQERPRTDGAGVGLAICKNIVEAHKGNLWAESEGTGKGATFKFTLPIA; encoded by the coding sequence ATGAATATCATTTTAAAAGAGGTCCTGCAAAAATACCTAAGCCGGAAAAATTTCTTCCCCACTATTTTCAGTAAGTTTCACATCCCCCCCTATAAATCCATAAAAACGAAGATTATCATTTCCTCAATCCTCCTTTCCGTGTTTCCCATCTTTATTATGAGGGTATTTATTTATCCTACGGAAAAAAAGGCCTTGCAGGACGCATTAATACAAAACCTCGAGGGGGTTGGGCACAAGCAGGCAGAACTTATTGTACGATGGATAGAGGAAAGGAAGGCCGATGCCCGGATCGTTGCCGAAAATCCAAACGTGCCGGGAGTAATTTACAAATCCGAGGGGAGTGAAAATTTTTATAGACTATTGCACCATTTAAACACCCTCCGGGAGGCTTACGGGTATAAGGAAATCTTCATCTGTGACCGGTTCGGGGATTTAAAAATAACCACCTCAACGGGAAAGGTGATTACCAATCTGGCCGGATTCGAGTTTTTCCAAATGGCAATAAGCGGTGTTACGTTTGTTTCACCAATTATGCCTTCGGTAATTCCCTTGGAAAATGAATATGGAAAGCTGGAGCATGGCTTGCCAACCCTTTATATTTCTACCCCGGTGGTTTATGAACACAAAGTCATCGGTGCAGTATGTCTCAGGGTAGGTGTGATGGAAATCAGTAAATTAATGCGAAGTGTTCGCCTGGGGGAAACGGGGGAGACGTATTTGATAAACAAGGACGGCTATATGATCTCTGAATCCAAGTATTTAAAATACCTCAAGGATGCAGGATTTGTCCAGCAAAGAACAACACTTGAACTTCAGGTGTTAGACCCCAGGACAAAAGAACTCACAAGAAGCGCTGAAGAGTGTATAAAAGGTAAAAAAGGTCATGATGCAGAGGGCTATACAGACTATCGGGGAATAAAGGTGCTGGGCTTTTGGCAATGGATACCAGAACTGGACTGGGGTATTATTGCGGAAATTGATGTAAATGAAGGATACGGCCCGGTGGAAAGACTGCATACTATCGTTGCTCCGATCATAATATTGGTAACACTTGCGGTCATCTCCTTTGCATTCTTCTTCGGGAAAAAGATATCAGATCCTATTTTGTACCTTACCGAGGTGACAAAAAGCATTTCAGAAGGTGATTACAGCAAACGGGTGAAAATCACCTCCAATGACGAAATTGGAGAGCTTTCAAATTCTTTCAATAAGATGGCCAGTTTCTTGGAAGAAAAAACACAAATACTTAAGGAATACACAGCCAACCTGGAAAGGACTGTGGAGGAGAGGACAAAAGACCTGACCCGTATGAATCAAGAACTGGAAAAACAAAGCAGCAATTTGGAAAAGGCATATAAAGAATTATTGACGCTTGATCAGATGAAGGATAAGATGATTCGGGATGTGTCTCATGAATTGAAATCGCCCGTTGCACAAGTACAAATGGCAATTGATCTGTGGTCCATGGAAGTCAAAAAAGCGCATATTGATCGCTCAAAGGAAGAAAAATTTGGCAAGATAATTAGTAACAGTTTGCAGCGGTTGCGAAAGACAATCGGGAATATCCTTGATCTCTCTGTTTTGGAATCGGGTAGGTTAGTTTTCAAGAAAGAATCCATTCAGATGGACGAATTGGTTTTACAAATAACCGCCGGTATGAGATTGTTGACTGAAAAAAAGGGATTGGCTTTGATAAATCATGTGAACCAGGGATTACCCGCTGTAATTGGCGATAAAGACGAGATTCAGCGTGTAGTTACCAATCTTATAGATAATGCGATAAAATACACGGAAAAAGGAGAAATTCACGTTTTTTTAGAACAAAGGGATGCCTTCATAGAATTTGCCGTAAAAGATACAGGAATTGGCATTGGTTTGCCGAGAGACATGTTTGGAAAATTATTTGAAAGGTTTTTTCAGGAACGTCCAAGAACGGATGGCGCAGGGGTTGGCCTTGCAATATGCAAAAATATCGTAGAGGCACACAAAGGGAATCTCTGGGCAGAAAGTGAAGGCACCGGCAAAGGAGCAACATTTAAATTTACCTTACCGATAGCATAA
- a CDS encoding response regulator, whose translation MGKKILIIEDEDEFFFFYTMMFEGTDYIVLRAIDGKDALGKIDEDKPDLIILDLLLDQLTGDAFLKQLKSNPVYANIPVIIASSFSPRSYKTIFEIDPRLVFLEKPFTQERLLAEINAKIGA comes from the coding sequence TTGGGCAAAAAAATACTCATAATAGAAGATGAAGATGAGTTTTTCTTTTTTTATACGATGATGTTCGAAGGCACGGATTATATCGTCCTTCGCGCCATCGATGGAAAGGATGCGCTTGGAAAAATAGATGAAGATAAGCCAGACCTCATTATCCTGGATTTGCTATTGGACCAACTCACAGGCGATGCCTTCCTGAAGCAACTAAAATCGAATCCTGTGTACGCGAACATTCCTGTCATTATCGCAAGCAGTTTTTCGCCGCGGTCGTATAAGACAATTTTCGAAATAGACCCGAGGTTGGTCTTTCTGGAAAAACCATTTACGCAGGAAAGGCTCCTTGCTGAAATTAATGCCAAAATAGGAGCTTAG
- a CDS encoding transglutaminase-like domain-containing protein, producing MNYFLSIKESCIVVFLLLAGCHTTLHTESVIKRDTNALELSLFYDLGDGRLDMSLERACLIASGVDTEKKMRTYLTKIDLLISRISHDTDIDKTSDPLAKAGKMFDWLQKNVNEGVYNDCYDIRDTFNLKVGNCLSYAIRFTILCRRFGIDIKNVFVPGHIYNMMVSNGQIQYFEHTHSDGIVKKMDKYNPQKKVMRDEELIAEIFLYKARNANYDMKYEESCKNCQSALMCNPDDNRPVILLLDNYIARKNYEEAFQYLNEYLSRHPDDKKSLKNVYTLLQRLCKKEDDKIQ from the coding sequence GTGAACTATTTTCTATCGATCAAAGAATCTTGCATCGTTGTTTTCCTCCTCCTCGCGGGTTGCCATACCACACTGCATACAGAATCTGTTATCAAAAGAGATACCAACGCCTTAGAATTATCCTTATTCTACGATTTGGGAGACGGACGTTTAGACATGTCACTTGAACGGGCATGCCTTATTGCATCGGGTGTCGATACCGAGAAAAAGATGCGGACTTATCTGACGAAGATCGATCTCCTTATCTCACGGATCAGCCATGACACAGATATTGACAAAACCAGCGATCCTTTAGCAAAGGCCGGGAAAATGTTTGATTGGCTGCAAAAAAATGTTAATGAAGGGGTATATAATGATTGCTATGATATCAGAGACACCTTCAATCTCAAGGTGGGGAACTGTCTCTCCTATGCAATACGGTTTACCATACTATGCCGGCGCTTTGGTATTGATATAAAGAACGTCTTTGTTCCGGGACATATTTATAATATGATGGTGTCTAATGGGCAAATACAGTATTTTGAACATACTCATAGCGATGGTATTGTAAAGAAAATGGACAAGTACAATCCTCAAAAGAAGGTCATGAGGGACGAGGAACTGATTGCCGAGATATTTTTATATAAAGCCCGGAATGCGAATTATGATATGAAATATGAGGAGTCTTGTAAAAACTGTCAAAGTGCTCTGATGTGCAATCCTGATGATAATCGTCCCGTTATTTTACTTTTGGATAATTACATTGCAAGGAAGAATTACGAGGAGGCATTTCAATATCTGAATGAATATCTCTCCCGGCATCCTGATGACAAGAAATCATTGAAAAATGTTTATACACTATTACAAAGGTTGTGTAAAAAAGAGGATGATAAAATTCAATAA
- a CDS encoding WD40/YVTN/BNR-like repeat-containing protein, producing the protein MRIVYLFLGIIFGMQLISSINIIFAADEWKLEDETSKIEWGLEEQSIKYEWGLEAQAVTHKKSDSIVLHYDGKTWNCVYNAYSIWLNSIYGFDSSDIFAAGDNGIVLHYNGNSWIKQETYVTSRLNRIWGISPKNVYISGDNGTILHYNGTEWKKYNMMTTSWFSSTWGLHAKYLFIVGALGKILHYNGKKWIEQESGTIDWLYSVKGNSTDNVYAVGDYGTVLRYDGKEWKKIMLNTNKRLMSVCVPDANNVFVVGADGLILHYDGIQWTRQRSGTDNWLRRIWAIDGNTIFTIGDNGTILYYDGKKWNKQKSGTDYLLLGIWGNKRDNVYVVGINQK; encoded by the coding sequence ATGAGAATTGTATATCTTTTTCTTGGCATTATTTTCGGGATGCAACTAATTTCTTCCATCAACATAATCTTTGCGGCTGATGAGTGGAAATTAGAAGATGAAACATCAAAAATAGAATGGGGTTTAGAAGAACAATCGATAAAATACGAATGGGGTTTAGAAGCACAGGCGGTAACACACAAGAAAAGCGATAGTATTGTATTACACTATGATGGGAAGACATGGAATTGCGTTTATAATGCATACAGCATTTGGCTGAATAGTATTTATGGATTCGATTCCAGCGATATTTTTGCCGCCGGGGATAATGGTATTGTACTCCATTATAACGGTAATTCCTGGATAAAACAGGAAACATATGTAACTTCCCGGTTAAACAGAATTTGGGGTATCAGCCCCAAAAATGTCTATATCTCCGGAGATAATGGCACAATTCTTCATTACAACGGTACTGAATGGAAAAAATACAATATGATGACAACGAGTTGGTTTAGCAGCACCTGGGGTTTGCATGCAAAATATCTATTTATTGTGGGTGCCTTGGGAAAGATATTACATTATAATGGGAAAAAATGGATAGAGCAGGAGAGCGGTACCATCGATTGGCTTTATAGTGTCAAAGGGAATAGTACTGATAATGTGTATGCTGTCGGAGATTACGGTACCGTGCTTCGTTATGATGGAAAAGAATGGAAAAAGATAATGCTCAATACAAACAAAAGGCTTATGAGTGTTTGTGTCCCTGATGCAAACAATGTTTTTGTTGTGGGTGCTGATGGCTTGATACTTCATTATGATGGGATTCAATGGACGAGGCAGAGAAGTGGTACGGATAACTGGTTGAGGAGAATATGGGCTATTGATGGCAATACTATCTTCACCATTGGTGATAATGGCACGATACTTTATTACGATGGTAAAAAATGGAATAAACAGAAAAGTGGTACTGATTATTTATTGCTGGGGATATGGGGGAATAAGAGAGACAATGTATACGTGGTAGGAATTAACCAGAAATAG
- a CDS encoding CBS domain-containing protein yields MATYKFVAKDLMAEKVVCVHPETPINDLIKILVKNHINGAPVVDKKRKLVGVVSKTDIVEYDEKTSKKRGGATKKSFYSDTNGKLKKELDKLLKTKTFGKTFVKDIMTSRVITAQANDTIDRLAKIMHDKKIHRVIIQDKEQVIGVVSTLDILHAVSTMGYGSSAFVTEEAILDLQERLEAAENSILSLRDILDRIHGEK; encoded by the coding sequence GTGGCTACTTACAAATTTGTAGCGAAAGATTTAATGGCAGAAAAGGTAGTTTGTGTTCATCCGGAAACCCCTATCAATGATCTTATAAAAATACTCGTCAAAAATCATATAAATGGGGCACCGGTTGTGGATAAAAAGAGAAAGCTGGTCGGGGTTGTTTCGAAGACAGATATTGTTGAATATGACGAAAAGACAAGTAAAAAGCGAGGAGGCGCCACGAAGAAATCGTTTTATAGCGACACCAATGGGAAATTGAAAAAGGAACTGGATAAGCTATTAAAGACAAAAACCTTTGGAAAGACCTTTGTAAAAGACATCATGACATCCCGTGTCATTACTGCACAGGCCAATGATACGATAGACCGTCTTGCGAAGATCATGCATGATAAAAAAATCCACAGGGTCATCATTCAGGATAAGGAGCAGGTTATCGGCGTTGTGAGTACCCTCGATATTCTCCATGCCGTGAGCACCATGGGCTATGGCAGCAGCGCATTTGTTACCGAAGAGGCGATTCTGGATCTGCAGGAACGGTTGGAAGCAGCAGAAAATTCTATCCTGTCCCTGCGTGATATCCTGGATAGAATTCACGGTGAGAAGTAA